The following are from one region of the Hymenobacter radiodurans genome:
- the rpsI gene encoding 30S ribosomal protein S9, which produces MDISNTSGRRKTSVARIYMQAGQGNITINNREMKAYFGNELLENIVNQPFATLEKLGQYDVKVNVRGGGISAQAEAIRLAISKALVGEDAESRPALKKEGFMTRDPRMVERKKFGKRKARRSFQFSKR; this is translated from the coding sequence ATGGACATCTCCAACACCTCTGGTAGAAGAAAAACCTCGGTGGCCCGCATCTATATGCAGGCCGGGCAAGGGAATATCACTATCAACAACCGGGAAATGAAGGCCTATTTTGGCAACGAACTCCTGGAAAACATCGTGAACCAGCCCTTCGCTACACTCGAGAAACTCGGGCAGTACGACGTAAAAGTAAATGTGCGCGGTGGCGGCATTTCGGCTCAAGCCGAAGCTATTCGCTTAGCCATCTCGAAAGCGCTGGTAGGCGAGGACGCCGAATCACGGCCGGCTCTTAAGAAAGAAGGCTTCATGACGCGCGACCCCCGCATGGTGGAGCGCAAGAAGTTCGGTAAGCGTAAGGCCCGCCGCTCGTTCCAGTTCTCGAAACGCTAA
- a CDS encoding bestrophin family protein, whose amino-acid sequence MYVRNNIRWRVVWKYSRRSVCIFLLHAFLVCVVYGPLNFKSIAIPWQPVATLGIAVSFYIGFKNNGSYDRFWEGRQLWGGIVNYSRLWAVQALEFITSRVDAPDVNAPEATAEELTGRHQRLVHRQIAWCNSVRLQLRRQVADYWDTDVAPFLSQKESDDIRNLQNPAAHIIRLQAAELRILREDRGLLNDFQHMRLMQTLEELYNLQGGCERIKNTPFPRQYAYYSFVFVWLFSTLLPLGLISEFAQMGPDHIWLTIPFSVLISWVFNTIEVVGHTSENPFENQMNDVPMTSICRTIEIDLREMLGETNVPKKLEPIDDILY is encoded by the coding sequence GTGTACGTTCGTAATAATATTCGCTGGCGCGTCGTCTGGAAGTACTCCCGGCGTAGCGTATGCATCTTTTTGCTTCACGCCTTTTTGGTGTGTGTCGTGTATGGTCCGCTAAATTTCAAGTCAATTGCTATTCCGTGGCAGCCCGTGGCCACGTTGGGTATTGCGGTTTCCTTTTATATCGGCTTTAAGAATAACGGCTCTTACGACCGTTTCTGGGAAGGCCGGCAACTGTGGGGAGGTATCGTTAACTATAGCCGCCTGTGGGCTGTGCAGGCGCTGGAGTTTATTACCTCCCGTGTCGATGCCCCCGACGTAAATGCTCCCGAAGCCACCGCCGAAGAACTCACTGGTCGGCACCAGCGGCTTGTGCACCGCCAGATAGCCTGGTGCAACTCCGTACGCCTACAATTGCGCCGCCAGGTAGCCGACTATTGGGATACCGATGTGGCTCCTTTTCTGAGCCAGAAGGAAAGTGACGACATCCGTAATTTGCAAAACCCAGCGGCCCATATTATTCGTCTTCAGGCCGCTGAGCTACGCATTTTGCGAGAGGATCGGGGTCTGCTCAACGACTTTCAGCACATGCGCCTCATGCAGACGCTGGAGGAACTTTATAACCTGCAAGGGGGCTGCGAGCGAATCAAGAATACGCCCTTTCCGCGCCAATATGCCTACTACAGCTTCGTATTTGTGTGGCTGTTTTCCACTTTGTTACCCTTGGGTCTGATCAGCGAGTTTGCCCAAATGGGCCCCGATCATATCTGGCTTACCATTCCATTCTCGGTGCTTATATCGTGGGTGTTCAACACGATTGAAGTGGTAGGGCATACCAGCGAAAACCCGTTCGAAAACCAAATGAACGACGTGCCCATGACCAGCATCTGCCGCACCATTGAAATTGACCTGCGCGAAATGCTAGGCGAAACGAATGTGCCGAAAAAACTGGAGCCCATCGACGATATTCTCTATTAA
- the rplM gene encoding 50S ribosomal protein L13 — protein MDHLSFKTQSVNKANANKGWVVVDASVAPLGRVASQIANILRGKHKPSFTPNSDCGDSVIVINADKLRVTGKKMTEKIYISHSGYPGGQKRKTMREVMEKSSTRVIEHAVRGMLPHNRLGREQFRSLFVYEGAEHPHAAQQPVEANLNKL, from the coding sequence ATGGATCATCTGAGCTTCAAGACGCAATCCGTCAACAAAGCCAACGCCAACAAGGGCTGGGTTGTCGTTGACGCCAGCGTGGCCCCGCTGGGTCGCGTTGCCAGCCAGATTGCCAACATCCTGCGCGGCAAGCACAAGCCCTCGTTCACGCCCAACTCCGATTGCGGCGACTCGGTTATCGTCATCAATGCTGACAAGCTGCGTGTGACGGGCAAGAAAATGACTGAAAAAATCTACATCTCGCACTCGGGTTATCCCGGCGGTCAAAAGCGCAAAACTATGCGTGAGGTGATGGAGAAGTCATCGACTCGCGTGATTGAGCACGCCGTTCGCGGCATGTTGCCTCACAACCGTTTGGGCCGCGAGCAATTCCGCAGCCTGTTCGTATATGAGGGCGCTGAGCACCCCCACGCTGCCCAGCAGCCCGTGGAAGCTAATCTGAACAAACTGTAA
- a CDS encoding LysR family transcriptional regulator, translating to MPDFRLRVFQAVARHLSFTKAAQELFITQPAVTKHIRELETSYGQRLFERRGNRVSLTTAGTLLLTHADEVELLHERLQNQLHALHDEAAGRLRLGASTTLAQYVLPPILPGFQAQYPLVELTLLNGNSEQIAEALLRGQIDLGFVEGQVKNRDLHYELLLDDELVAVRCAHPEKKPPESMTLADALRHPLVLRERGSGTLEVLEYALRAHKIKLSDLNVALYLDNTEGIKSYLEAAPHCLGFVSRRALLKEVAAGWLEIVPVQELHLSRRFEVVWIQGQPLSAQAQRFLTYTQRLRKLSR from the coding sequence ATGCCTGATTTTCGTCTGCGTGTTTTTCAAGCGGTGGCGCGCCATCTTAGCTTTACCAAGGCCGCGCAGGAGCTGTTCATTACTCAGCCCGCCGTCACCAAGCATATTCGGGAACTGGAAACGAGCTACGGTCAGCGCCTCTTTGAGCGGCGCGGCAACCGGGTGAGCCTGACCACTGCTGGCACGTTGTTGCTCACCCACGCCGATGAGGTAGAGCTATTGCATGAGCGCCTGCAAAACCAGCTCCACGCCTTACACGATGAGGCAGCCGGCCGCCTACGCTTGGGTGCCAGCACCACGCTGGCCCAGTATGTGTTGCCACCCATTTTGCCCGGTTTTCAGGCCCAGTACCCCCTTGTGGAGCTAACCCTACTCAACGGCAACTCTGAGCAGATTGCCGAAGCGTTACTCAGGGGGCAAATTGATCTGGGCTTTGTGGAAGGCCAGGTCAAAAACCGCGACCTCCACTACGAGCTTCTCCTGGATGATGAGCTGGTGGCCGTTCGTTGCGCTCATCCTGAAAAAAAGCCCCCCGAGAGTATGACTTTGGCAGATGCACTGCGGCATCCGCTCGTTTTGCGTGAGCGTGGCTCCGGTACGCTTGAAGTGCTAGAATATGCCTTACGTGCGCACAAAATCAAGCTGTCAGACCTCAACGTTGCGCTCTATCTGGATAATACGGAGGGAATTAAGTCTTACTTAGAGGCGGCGCCTCATTGCCTAGGATTTGTATCACGGCGCGCCTTACTGAAGGAAGTAGCGGCTGGGTGGCTAGAAATCGTGCCTGTACAGGAACTGCACCTTTCTCGACGTTTCGAGGTCGTGTGGATTCAGGGCCAACCTTTATCCGCTCAGGCCCAGCGTTTTTTGACGTACACACAGCGACTTAGGAAGCTTTCTCGATAA
- the tsf gene encoding translation elongation factor Ts — MAAITAQDVNKLRAMTGAGMMDCKKALTEANGDFEAARDILRKQGQKIADKRADNATSEGLVLVQVSEDGTSGKLVALACETESVAKVANFRELTQQILDAAVRTNAGTKEDLLATKEADGLTLQDHITDLMGKIGEKLDVTYATLTAEKVASYIHSDNKKGVLVGLKNVAGADVTEVGRDVAMQIVAMKPVAVDKEGVDSATVEREIEIGKEQARAEGKPEAMLEKIAQGKLNKFYKDNTLLNQEFVKDNSLTIAQLLDKKQKGMTVTDFKRVVIGG, encoded by the coding sequence ATGGCAGCAATTACCGCCCAAGACGTGAACAAGCTGCGCGCTATGACTGGCGCGGGCATGATGGATTGCAAGAAGGCTCTGACCGAGGCTAATGGCGACTTCGAAGCCGCTCGTGACATTCTGCGCAAGCAAGGCCAGAAAATCGCTGATAAGCGTGCCGATAATGCTACTTCTGAAGGCCTGGTATTAGTACAGGTTAGCGAGGATGGCACTAGCGGTAAACTGGTCGCTTTGGCCTGCGAAACTGAATCAGTAGCGAAAGTGGCTAACTTCCGTGAGTTGACTCAGCAGATTCTGGACGCGGCCGTGCGTACTAACGCTGGCACCAAGGAAGACCTGTTGGCAACCAAAGAAGCGGACGGCTTGACTCTGCAAGACCACATCACTGATTTGATGGGTAAAATCGGTGAGAAGCTGGACGTAACATACGCTACGCTAACTGCTGAGAAAGTAGCTTCGTACATTCACTCCGACAACAAGAAAGGCGTACTTGTAGGTCTGAAGAATGTAGCCGGTGCCGATGTTACTGAGGTAGGCCGCGACGTAGCGATGCAGATCGTAGCGATGAAGCCTGTAGCCGTCGACAAAGAGGGCGTTGACTCTGCTACTGTTGAGCGCGAAATCGAAATTGGCAAGGAGCAGGCGCGTGCTGAAGGCAAGCCCGAAGCTATGCTGGAGAAGATTGCGCAAGGCAAGCTGAACAAGTTCTACAAGGATAACACCCTGCTAAATCAGGAGTTTGTGAAAGACAACTCGCTGACCATCGCTCAGCTGCTCGATAAGAAGCAGAAAGGTATGACAGTAACTGACTTCAAGCGCGTAGTCATTGGCGGCTAA
- a CDS encoding energy transducer TonB — MSLLRSVRRLSLFLLVSTAGFSSAHAQQKLKAPKPDADEIYDSVAQPAVPVGGVEAYAQYLADNQQYPTGALQRGVQGTAPVTFVVEKSGVISNVAVTQPLDPELDKEAIRLIKGGPKWTPAQHRGAKVRQRVTVPVSFAIPADESGATAATAPAGASASSGPTMVKPDEPARPVGGTEAFFTWIQENQKYPALARQRKVEGRVMMEFIVEKDGSLVEPKVIKRLGSGLDEEALRLIKAAPKWTPARYKGQPMKQKMVLPVVFQL; from the coding sequence ATGTCGCTATTGCGTTCCGTTCGCCGTCTGAGCTTGTTCCTGTTGGTAAGCACCGCTGGCTTTTCTAGTGCTCATGCCCAACAAAAGCTGAAAGCTCCCAAGCCCGACGCCGACGAGATTTATGATAGTGTAGCCCAGCCCGCCGTGCCTGTGGGCGGCGTGGAAGCGTATGCGCAGTATCTTGCCGACAATCAGCAATACCCTACGGGCGCCTTGCAGCGCGGCGTACAGGGCACAGCACCCGTTACGTTTGTGGTGGAGAAATCAGGCGTTATTTCCAACGTAGCCGTTACGCAGCCCCTCGACCCAGAACTGGATAAGGAAGCCATTCGCCTGATTAAAGGTGGCCCAAAATGGACTCCGGCGCAGCACCGGGGGGCAAAAGTTCGGCAGCGCGTCACGGTACCCGTATCGTTTGCTATTCCGGCGGATGAGTCTGGCGCTACGGCGGCCACGGCTCCGGCTGGAGCCAGTGCCTCATCGGGCCCAACAATGGTAAAACCGGATGAGCCGGCCCGCCCTGTAGGCGGCACCGAGGCCTTTTTCACGTGGATTCAGGAAAACCAGAAATATCCAGCCCTGGCTCGTCAGCGCAAGGTAGAAGGTCGGGTGATGATGGAGTTTATTGTGGAAAAAGACGGTTCGCTCGTTGAGCCGAAAGTCATCAAACGCCTCGGCTCTGGCCTCGATGAAGAAGCCTTGCGCTTGATCAAAGCGGCTCCTAAGTGGACGCCTGCCCGCTACAAAGGGCAGCCGATGAAGCAAAAGATGGTGTTGCCGGTTGTGTTTCAACTGTAG
- a CDS encoding YeiH family protein, with protein sequence MKIARPFASNSARLVSVHHHAASFLNHSFTVFGYPLTPQQVLFWIGLIFCLTPWASPPVALGLGLLVALVMGNPFATQTHKYTSKLLQYSVIGLGFGINASAAAQAGRQGFIFTIATIFGTLVLGYGLGRWLGIERKTAHLISCGTAICGGSAIAAVGPVLQAEKSQFSVALGTVFVLNSVALLAFPALGHALQMTQNQFGLWCAIAIHDTSSVVGAASHYGDQALQVATTVKLSRALWIIPVALGTAFLFKTPGTKVKLPYFILGFIGAMLLTTYVPALRGAGAVAAQIAKIGLTLTLFLIGTGLSMEMIRKVGVRPFGLGIILWVLISATSLWVILHTVA encoded by the coding sequence ATGAAAATTGCCCGTCCTTTCGCTTCCAATTCAGCCCGCCTGGTTTCAGTACACCATCATGCAGCTTCGTTTCTAAACCATTCATTTACAGTATTCGGCTATCCACTAACACCCCAACAGGTCCTTTTCTGGATCGGACTTATCTTCTGCCTGACACCTTGGGCCTCGCCACCAGTAGCTTTGGGCTTGGGCTTGTTGGTGGCCTTAGTAATGGGCAATCCATTTGCTACTCAAACACATAAATACACGAGTAAGCTATTACAGTATTCGGTAATAGGTTTGGGTTTCGGCATCAATGCCAGCGCTGCTGCACAGGCTGGGCGTCAAGGGTTTATATTTACTATTGCTACTATTTTCGGTACCCTAGTACTAGGGTATGGCTTGGGTCGCTGGCTGGGCATCGAGCGCAAAACGGCTCACCTTATTTCCTGCGGAACCGCTATTTGCGGTGGCAGTGCCATTGCCGCCGTAGGGCCCGTATTACAGGCTGAAAAGTCGCAGTTTTCGGTGGCGCTGGGTACCGTGTTCGTGCTCAATTCGGTGGCGTTGCTGGCTTTTCCAGCGCTGGGCCACGCCTTACAGATGACGCAAAACCAATTCGGATTGTGGTGCGCTATTGCTATTCATGATACCAGCTCGGTGGTAGGTGCTGCCAGTCATTACGGCGACCAAGCCCTGCAAGTGGCTACTACCGTGAAGCTTTCCCGCGCCCTGTGGATAATACCCGTGGCGCTTGGTACAGCCTTTTTATTCAAAACGCCGGGCACCAAGGTAAAGCTGCCTTACTTCATTCTGGGCTTTATCGGAGCGATGCTGCTCACTACCTATGTGCCGGCCTTGCGCGGCGCGGGTGCAGTAGCGGCGCAGATAGCGAAAATAGGCCTGACGCTGACCTTGTTTCTGATTGGAACTGGCCTCTCGATGGAGATGATACGCAAAGTGGGCGTGCGGCCTTTTGGCTTAGGCATCATACTGTGGGTCCTGATTTCGGCGACCTCGCTGTGGGTGATTCTGCACACCGTCGCTTAG
- the rpsB gene encoding 30S ribosomal protein S2, whose product MAQSTTYKDLLDAGAHFGHLTRKWDPKMAPYIFMEKNGIHIIDLNKTLASLDQATNAIRNIAKSGRKVMFVATKKQAQEIVTEEAKRLKMPFVTDRWLGGMLTNFATVRKSLKKMSTIDKMVKENTAYAAMAKRERLMMSREREKLERVLGGVADLSRLPAALFVIDVKREHIAVKEAKKLGIPVFAMCDTNSNPELVDFPIPANDDASKSISLIVSAMSKAIEEGLSERKVDKEEADKKQSEEEGIKEKQAADE is encoded by the coding sequence ATGGCTCAGTCCACCACTTATAAAGACCTGCTCGACGCGGGTGCCCACTTTGGTCACCTTACGCGCAAGTGGGATCCAAAAATGGCGCCGTACATCTTCATGGAGAAGAACGGTATCCATATTATTGACCTGAACAAGACTCTTGCTTCGCTGGATCAGGCTACTAACGCTATCCGTAATATCGCCAAGAGCGGTCGGAAGGTAATGTTTGTTGCTACCAAGAAGCAGGCTCAGGAGATTGTAACGGAAGAGGCTAAGCGCCTTAAAATGCCCTTCGTAACCGACCGGTGGTTGGGTGGCATGCTCACTAACTTCGCTACAGTTCGTAAGTCGCTGAAGAAGATGAGCACCATCGACAAGATGGTAAAAGAGAACACTGCTTATGCTGCAATGGCAAAGCGCGAGCGTCTGATGATGTCGCGTGAGCGTGAAAAGCTGGAGCGCGTACTAGGTGGCGTAGCCGACCTAAGCCGTCTGCCCGCTGCTCTGTTCGTAATCGACGTGAAGCGTGAGCACATTGCTGTAAAAGAGGCCAAAAAGCTAGGCATACCGGTATTCGCGATGTGCGATACCAACTCTAATCCCGAGCTAGTTGACTTCCCAATTCCTGCTAACGACGACGCCTCAAAGTCTATCTCTCTGATTGTAAGTGCTATGAGCAAGGCCATCGAAGAAGGTCTGTCGGAGCGCAAAGTCGATAAGGAAGAAGCTGACAAGAAGCAGTCCGAAGAGGAAGGCATCAAGGAAAAGCAAGCCGCCGACGAATAA
- a CDS encoding SHOCT domain-containing protein: protein MENEPSALATLRQLKEWLDAGAITPAEFEVLKRKLLFSDSESAASAAPSASSATPPVPLAPVSAPPTAVPTSTPLPPPPPSWDFKHDPTVTVRPAEDLVTPPPATTAQPRTEPTPRPATPVPPAFTPPAVPPVPPVVPPREQSQASSKKPAPPIDTFTRPVEMVKVGSSSYRDADSLTPTESQLSDSRRSRPAIPPPSGRSPLATALIVGGFWLCSP, encoded by the coding sequence ATGGAAAACGAGCCTTCTGCCCTTGCTACCTTACGCCAGCTGAAAGAATGGCTGGATGCGGGCGCCATCACGCCCGCCGAATTCGAGGTACTCAAACGCAAGCTGCTCTTCAGTGATAGTGAGTCTGCTGCCTCCGCGGCGCCGTCTGCATCGTCGGCTACGCCGCCGGTGCCATTGGCCCCCGTCTCTGCACCTCCCACCGCGGTGCCTACATCCACGCCACTGCCGCCACCTCCTCCTTCCTGGGACTTTAAGCATGACCCAACGGTCACGGTCCGGCCGGCAGAAGATCTAGTAACTCCCCCTCCCGCGACTACCGCCCAACCACGCACAGAACCCACACCGCGCCCAGCTACTCCGGTTCCACCTGCGTTTACACCGCCAGCGGTACCACCAGTGCCACCCGTGGTGCCCCCACGCGAGCAAAGTCAGGCTTCATCCAAAAAGCCAGCTCCGCCAATTGATACTTTTACGCGCCCCGTTGAGATGGTGAAAGTGGGTTCATCATCGTATCGCGATGCCGATTCACTTACGCCTACGGAGTCACAGCTTTCGGATAGCCGTCGTTCCCGTCCGGCTATCCCACCGCCCTCTGGTCGAAGCCCTCTGGCCACTGCCCTTATTGTAGGGGGATTTTGGCTTTGCTCGCCCTGA
- a CDS encoding RodZ family helix-turn-helix domain-containing protein, producing the protein MALLALIAYLVMDDRKSERLTSLLRSGADTTSVAPEVGPQVEQLELPPVTDTDSDSDTARVTPALPATPPVATADSARSAPTPTTPAPVITAPSPSSSETPPATTPSPSTAPEDSQAAPSEQTPVNTPAPSAKVGEVEAKVRSALSSYYDDLKAPPFNAAQHFAPVVERFYTLQNTTPAAISAELDRSHFPEFLEGETQGVPGSLTISEPVRDGSRVVTYVEKSRAFRKSRQQYQNTTAQVRIRFNRDFKITYLRQERLLENTFSE; encoded by the coding sequence TTGGCTTTGCTCGCCCTGATTGCCTACTTAGTGATGGATGACCGGAAGTCCGAACGCCTCACCAGCCTTTTGCGCTCCGGTGCCGATACCACTAGTGTTGCACCGGAAGTTGGCCCCCAGGTAGAGCAGCTTGAGCTTCCGCCCGTAACTGATACCGATTCGGATTCCGATACCGCACGCGTGACCCCAGCCCTACCCGCCACGCCTCCCGTAGCTACCGCCGATTCTGCTCGAAGCGCACCAACGCCGACCACGCCAGCGCCAGTGATAACGGCTCCCTCCCCTTCGTCGTCCGAAACGCCCCCTGCTACCACGCCGTCTCCATCAACTGCCCCAGAGGATAGCCAAGCCGCACCATCAGAGCAGACGCCAGTCAATACTCCAGCGCCCAGCGCAAAAGTGGGGGAGGTAGAAGCCAAAGTTCGTAGCGCGCTAAGCTCGTACTATGATGACCTGAAAGCACCACCCTTCAATGCTGCCCAGCATTTCGCTCCTGTCGTTGAGCGGTTTTATACCTTACAGAATACCACACCGGCCGCGATTAGCGCTGAGCTAGATAGATCACACTTTCCAGAGTTTTTAGAAGGAGAAACTCAAGGGGTACCCGGCAGCCTTACCATCAGTGAGCCAGTGCGCGATGGCTCGCGGGTGGTCACGTATGTTGAGAAAAGCCGGGCTTTTCGCAAATCCCGCCAACAGTACCAGAATACGACTGCCCAGGTGCGCATTCGCTTCAACCGTGATTTCAAAATAACTTATCTGCGCCAAGAGCGGCTGCTGGAAAACACGTTTTCGGAGTAA
- a CDS encoding DUF3089 domain-containing protein: MSLSSFPHRFPSSGWLLLLLVLSSCLGVIKPVRNFTAYKPAAAPNYAEETSWAALPTRRDSADAVPKNAGLHDQQATASADVFFIHLTTLIRPQGWNGSTTDHALNVFTDQFSIRRQASVFNAAGRVYAPRYRQAALYSFFDSNSSANASAALNLAYQDVKTAFQYYLDNYNQGRPIILAGHSQGAFHAQRLLHDFFDQDPKRRSQLVAAYLVGFKVQPDAYQNLRPCEDSTQTNCFISWNTGEWGYSYEPYRDALAINPLTWTRDTAAAPASLNRGSVPQSFNRIDKAVADAKVHDGVLWVHPPTASGYPRFLVPGRPELRHSFHIADYGLYYMNVRENAVARVKAWQAQQQAVK, encoded by the coding sequence ATGTCGCTTTCCTCTTTTCCTCACCGCTTCCCCTCATCGGGCTGGCTATTGTTGCTGCTCGTACTCTCTTCTTGCCTGGGCGTTATCAAACCAGTTCGAAATTTCACGGCTTATAAGCCAGCCGCTGCACCCAACTATGCAGAGGAAACCAGTTGGGCCGCGCTTCCCACTCGCCGCGACTCCGCCGATGCCGTACCTAAAAACGCCGGCCTGCATGACCAACAGGCTACTGCATCCGCCGATGTGTTTTTTATTCATCTCACGACGCTCATTCGCCCGCAAGGCTGGAATGGCTCTACCACCGATCATGCGCTAAATGTTTTCACCGATCAGTTCAGTATTCGGCGCCAAGCATCGGTGTTCAATGCGGCGGGCCGGGTATATGCCCCCCGCTACCGTCAGGCTGCTCTGTATAGCTTCTTTGATAGTAATAGTAGTGCCAATGCCAGCGCAGCGCTGAACTTGGCATACCAAGACGTAAAAACAGCTTTTCAGTATTATCTAGACAATTACAACCAAGGCCGCCCAATTATCCTAGCTGGTCATAGCCAGGGGGCTTTTCATGCCCAGCGCCTCCTTCACGATTTCTTCGACCAAGATCCAAAGCGGCGTAGCCAATTAGTAGCTGCGTATCTGGTAGGCTTTAAAGTGCAGCCTGATGCCTATCAGAACCTGCGTCCCTGCGAAGATTCAACTCAGACCAACTGCTTTATAAGCTGGAATACCGGCGAGTGGGGCTACAGCTACGAGCCCTATCGTGATGCTCTGGCCATTAATCCTCTCACTTGGACCCGCGACACTGCTGCAGCGCCCGCATCTCTGAACAGGGGTAGCGTCCCACAGTCCTTCAACCGTATCGACAAAGCAGTTGCTGATGCCAAAGTGCACGACGGCGTACTTTGGGTGCATCCGCCTACTGCCTCAGGTTACCCACGTTTCTTGGTTCCAGGCCGCCCCGAGTTACGCCATTCTTTCCACATCGCCGACTACGGACTATACTATATGAATGTGCGGGAGAATGCTGTGGCGCGGGTAAAAGCGTGGCAAGCACAGCAACAAGCTGTCAAATAA
- a CDS encoding MutS-related protein produces MPQPTAFRPLSVAPADVFTDNLAAHTKQEQYYGRRHQAVAWIRVVVFAAGALGGYYLFSNGSNLAGLAYVVALYVVFVLVMRWHSRLGYHYNHYRLLGIINQEELARLGGKLTQFDAGARYLDASHAYAADLDVFGPHSLFQLLSRTTSRLGQDRLADWLRQAASPAVVRARQAAVAELTPDASWQQEWQARARHFPRQADDPRRFAAWLQQPDFFADKAWLKAALFILPPLALTSAGLWLSGYSFGVVVPFLLLLGGINHYYRVARDDYFEHSDSMYDVLRAYRDQLALLETQTFTSPQLIELQAVVSAPGTVPASQLIGQLASIVAYFSMRQSTLAAFFANNILFWDFFWMWRLEGWKRRLGGKLTSMLDVVAEVEGLVSLAAYQFANPTYTVPELSSEALEFTAQGLGHPLIFTTERITNDFSTIGAGCTGVVTGSNMSGKTTFLRTVGVNMVLALAGGAVCARHLRVSPAQVYTAMRTQDNLAESTSSFYAELKRLRLLLELTASGTPVFYLLDEILKGTNSRDRHRGARALIHQLHQRPASGLISTHDLELGALADELPGAVTNYSFNSTIEGDEIRFDYRLTPGLCRSFNASKLMQLIGIAIDISAD; encoded by the coding sequence GTGCCCCAACCTACTGCCTTTCGCCCGCTTTCCGTCGCGCCCGCCGACGTATTCACTGACAATTTAGCTGCCCATACCAAGCAGGAGCAGTACTATGGTCGGCGCCATCAAGCCGTAGCTTGGATTCGGGTAGTAGTGTTTGCGGCGGGTGCGCTGGGGGGCTATTATTTATTCAGCAATGGCAGCAACCTCGCTGGACTGGCTTATGTGGTGGCCCTGTACGTGGTGTTTGTGCTGGTCATGCGCTGGCACAGCCGCCTTGGGTATCACTACAACCACTATCGGTTGTTAGGCATTATCAATCAAGAGGAGTTGGCGCGCTTGGGGGGCAAATTGACGCAGTTTGACGCTGGCGCACGCTACCTGGATGCCAGCCACGCCTACGCCGCGGACCTTGATGTGTTCGGTCCGCATTCTTTGTTCCAACTGCTTAGCCGGACTACCTCTCGCTTGGGCCAAGACCGACTAGCTGATTGGCTACGGCAAGCGGCTTCGCCAGCCGTTGTGCGCGCCCGTCAGGCTGCCGTGGCCGAGCTAACTCCGGATGCTAGCTGGCAGCAGGAGTGGCAGGCCCGAGCCCGACACTTCCCGCGCCAAGCCGACGATCCGCGCCGCTTTGCTGCCTGGCTACAGCAGCCCGATTTCTTTGCCGACAAGGCCTGGCTGAAAGCTGCCCTGTTCATCTTGCCGCCGCTGGCTCTTACCAGCGCGGGGCTGTGGCTGTCGGGCTATTCATTTGGCGTCGTTGTGCCGTTTTTGCTGTTGCTGGGGGGTATTAATCACTACTATCGCGTGGCCCGCGACGACTACTTTGAACACAGCGACAGCATGTATGACGTGCTGCGAGCCTACCGCGACCAACTGGCATTGCTCGAAACGCAGACCTTTACATCACCTCAATTAATTGAATTGCAAGCCGTAGTGAGCGCGCCGGGCACCGTGCCGGCCTCGCAGCTAATTGGGCAACTAGCTAGCATTGTGGCTTACTTCTCCATGCGGCAGAGCACCCTGGCCGCCTTTTTCGCGAATAACATACTGTTCTGGGATTTCTTCTGGATGTGGCGCCTCGAAGGCTGGAAGCGGCGACTGGGGGGCAAATTGACCAGTATGCTCGATGTCGTGGCAGAGGTAGAAGGGCTGGTAAGTCTGGCGGCGTATCAGTTTGCCAACCCTACGTACACGGTGCCCGAGCTGAGCAGTGAAGCGCTAGAGTTTACAGCTCAAGGGTTGGGGCATCCGCTTATCTTCACTACCGAGCGCATCACCAACGATTTCAGCACTATAGGCGCAGGATGTACGGGTGTAGTGACGGGCTCCAATATGTCGGGCAAAACCACTTTTTTGCGGACTGTGGGCGTGAATATGGTGCTGGCGCTGGCCGGCGGTGCCGTTTGTGCCCGCCACTTGCGTGTGAGCCCGGCCCAAGTGTACACCGCGATGCGCACTCAGGATAATCTGGCCGAAAGCACCTCCTCGTTTTACGCGGAATTGAAGCGCCTGCGCTTGCTGCTGGAGCTTACTGCCTCCGGCACGCCTGTATTCTACCTGCTCGACGAAATTCTAAAAGGCACGAACTCCCGCGACCGACACCGTGGGGCGCGTGCCCTTATTCACCAACTCCACCAGCGCCCCGCCAGCGGCCTTATCAGCACCCACGATCTGGAACTGGGCGCTCTGGCCGATGAACTGCCCGGCGCTGTTACCAATTACAGCTTCAACAGCACTATCGAAGGCGACGAAATCCGGTTTGATTACCGCCTTACACCGGGCCTATGCCGGAGCTTCAACGCTAGCAAGCTGATGCAGCTGATAGGTATCGCTATCGATATTTCGGCCGATTAA